ACCGGCTAGGCGGTGTTCTTTCCACTTACACAGTATGGAACTGGTAAAGACAAATTACGCTTTGTTGTTGGAACCAAACTCGCGAATTTTACCTTTAACGGTTTCTTTGATTGCATCACGGCCTGGTACGATGAATGTACGTGGATCGTAAGCATCTGGTTTAGCTGCAAGCACTTCGCGAACCACTTTGGAGAACGAAATTTGGTTCTCAGTGTTCACGTTGATTTTGGAAGTTCCCAGGGAAATGGCTTTGTCGATATCATGTTTAGGGATACCTGTACCACCATGCAGTACCAGTGGAACGTTAACTGCATCGCGAACTTCTTCCATTTCTTTGAAGCCCAAGTTAGGCTCGCCATGGTAAGGACCGTGTACGGAACCAAGAGCCGGAGCCAATGTGTCGATACCTGTTTCTTTAACGATACGTACACACTCGTTCAGGTCAGCGTACATGATACCACCGATAACGTCGTCTTCTTGTCCACCAACAGTACCTACTTCGGCTTCTACAGAAACGCCTTTAGCGTGTGCATATTCAACAACTTTTTTAGTCATTGCGATGTTTTCATCGATAGAGTGGTGAGAACCGTCGATCATTACGGATGTAAATCCAGCATCGATCGCTTCTTTACACTTGTCAAAGCTGGAACCGTGGTCCAGGTGAATCGCAACTGGAACGGTGATTTTCATGTCGTGAATGAGTCCTTCTACCATTTTAACTACTGTGTAGAAACCGCTCATGTG
Above is a window of Paenibacillus sp. E222 DNA encoding:
- the fba gene encoding class II fructose-1,6-bisphosphate aldolase, with product MPLVSMTDMLNKALEGKYAVGQYNINNLEWTQAILAAAEEEKSPVILGVSEGAARHMSGFYTVVKMVEGLIHDMKITVPVAIHLDHGSSFDKCKEAIDAGFTSVMIDGSHHSIDENIAMTKKVVEYAHAKGVSVEAEVGTVGGQEDDVIGGIMYADLNECVRIVKETGIDTLAPALGSVHGPYHGEPNLGFKEMEEVRDAVNVPLVLHGGTGIPKHDIDKAISLGTSKINVNTENQISFSKVVREVLAAKPDAYDPRTFIVPGRDAIKETVKGKIREFGSNNKA